The following proteins are co-located in the Gigantopelta aegis isolate Gae_Host chromosome 5, Gae_host_genome, whole genome shotgun sequence genome:
- the LOC121373396 gene encoding coadhesin-like isoform X3, translating into MKTVLLILIVQGLCVDGGWTPWILVPSVCDDLSPCVQSVRLERSCENPPPSGGGAWCVGSSTYLLNTNCTGNACLTVEGQWSDWRRLHPGPCPEGCKRGVQYVRDCLTPFPGEKWCPGSDSVFDVEFCPGIDCMSREDEAVIAEKKTVDGAWSRWSYSFTGSACPSFCKREVLATRVCNKPPPSGGGRPCRGPSVYNTFQPCFGDNCSTPHADWTPWKLIRHTDCTRNCTRSAEFGRRCTDSGVSLGVKFCDGGQEVRTQKERCRSAKCPGSVAMAAIAADERTLKSSSNDVVVGLVVIAGILGLMLSAGTILVFRLKQNVDTENGEKDKPAADYITDEST; encoded by the exons TGGATGGAGGCTGGACACCGTGGATTCTTGTTCCCAGTGTATGTGACGACCTCTCTCCCTGTGTACAGAGTGTACGTCTGGAGAGATCGTGTGAGAACCCCCCACCCTCAGGTGGAGGGGCGTGGTGTGTGGGAAGCAGCACGTACCTACTCAACACGAACTGTACTGGGAACGCGTGTCTtacag TGGAGGGCCAATGGTCAGACTGGAGGAGGTTGCACCCAGGCCCCTGTCCAGAGGGGTGTAAGCGAGGAGTGCAGTACGTACGAGACTGTCTCACTCCGTTTCCTGGGGAGAAGTGGTGTCCCGGCTCAGACAGCGTATTCGATGTAGAGTTCTGTCCAGGAATCGACTGTATGTCAC GTGAAGACGAAGCAGTGATCGCTGAGAAGAAAACAG TGGACGGGGCGTGGTCTAGGTGGAGCTACTCGTTCACTGGATCTGCGTGTCCGTCATTCTGTAAGCGGGAGGTGCTAGCAACAAGAGTCTGTAACAAACCCCCACCCAGTGGGGGCGGGCGACCTTGCAGAGGACCTTCGGTTTACAACACCTTTCAACCTTGCTTTGGGGATAACTGTTCTACAC CTCATGCAGACTGGACGCCATGGAAGCTAATCCGACACACTGACTGTACACGGAACTGTACGAGATCCGCCGAGTTCGGCCGACGATGTACGGACAGCGGAGTGAGCCTCGGCGTGAAGTTCTGTGATGGCGGCCAGGAAGTGAGGACACAGAAGGAAAGGTGCAGGAGCGCGAAGTGTCCAGGCTCCGTTGCTATGGCTGCAATAGCTGCAGACGAAAGAACAC TTAAATCGTCGTCAAATGACGTCGTGGTAGGACTTGTGGTAATTGCTGGGATTCTGGGCTTGATGCTGTCTGCAGGAACCATCTTGGTATTCAG ATTGAAACAAAATGTGGATACGGAGAACGGAGAGAAAGACAAACCAGCAGCTGATTATATTACAGACGAATCAACCTGA